The genome window GTGTTGTTGGGTTAATTTGTGCAGTGTAATGCTGGGCACCTGGCATGCGGCGACTGCCGCGGCGAGCGCCCCGGTAATGAGCGGCAGTGTCAGAAGTGCGAACGTGGCGGTGGTTTCGACGTCCATAACACGGCGATGGACGCCGTGGTCTCCGCGGCCACGGTAGAGTGCGCACACGACGGCTGCGGGCTCTTCATCACCTACCACAAGCTCCAAGACCACCAGGACGCGTGCCCGTTCGCGCCTTGCAAGTGCCCCGTTCCCGGCTGCGGCTTTGAAGGCCCGCCGCAGACGCTCCCCCACCACCTCACCGATGTCCACCCCATGCCCGTGCAGACGATCCAGTATGGCAAGGTTCTTCAGCtgcaggtgccggtgtcggagccGCGGCGcctgctgttcgcggaggaggacgagcGTGTGTTCCTCGTGGTCGGCGGCGCTCTCGGTCCAAGCGCACCTATCGCTGTGTCGGTTGTGTGCATCAGGGCGGGGGCCTCCCCGCCGCCGCACTACACGGCCAAGGTGTGGGTGAATGGGCCGCCGTCGGCGGTTAACGGCAGGGTCAACACTGTCAGGGCTGAAATCGAGGTGACGAGCACCAAGGAGCCCGACGTCCTCGTCGTGGAGGAGCTGATGACCTTCTTGGCGGTGCCGCCCAAGATGCTTGCTTGGGATGGGCCGTCCAGGTCCAGGATGGTTTGGCTCCGCATTCGTATTGACAAGACCTCATCCTAAATGATTCCACAAGTTTAGTCTTCTAGTGATCTTAGTAATGTGTAGGGTTTAATTTGGTTTACTTTAGCTTGAGAGATGATGGATTTTGATGGTGATGGAGTAGTTACTTCAATCTTAGGTCAGCAGTTGAAGTAATTTCCAACTGTGGAAGGCGTATTTTGTGACTCTTGCATATAAGATCATTTGTGTAACAAGTGAACCTAAATGTATGCTGCTTATATGTTTGATTATTAACAGAGTGTTGCATACTTCTCCCACCAGGTTATATGCATTATGTTCCATCAAACAAAAAGTTATATGCCTTATGTGACAGTTATGTACTACTCCATTCATGAATATAAGATATTTTTAATATTTACTCCA of Triticum aestivum cultivar Chinese Spring unplaced genomic scaffold, IWGSC CS RefSeq v2.1 scaffold181185, whole genome shotgun sequence contains these proteins:
- the LOC123176026 gene encoding E3 ubiquitin-protein ligase SINA-like 4; the encoded protein is MRAYAMSRRASGTVVLQLQPLAGTPCIEGLEGLEGYGFGLLQRQARRILFLTRRALLIHPPRLLLFPESSLPPREPSISHLRQAEWLSSATSAPARPSAMETGGGQSAKKQRLDLVLASPAPVKQEMLVLMHEAGEIVPAIQAPTKEAHLGLTVLQCHFCSRPLKPPVHQCNAGHLACGDCRGERPGNERQCQKCERGGGFDVHNTAMDAVVSAATVECAHDGCGLFITYHKLQDHQDACPFAPCKCPVPGCGFEGPPQTLPHHLTDVHPMPVQTIQYGKVLQLQVPVSEPRRLLFAEEDERVFLVVGGALGPSAPIAVSVVCIRAGASPPPHYTAKVWVNGPPSAVNGRVNTVRAEIEVTSTKEPDVLVVEELMTFLAVPPKMLAWDGPSRSRMVWLRIRIDKTSS